One stretch of Equus caballus isolate H_3958 breed thoroughbred chromosome 24, TB-T2T, whole genome shotgun sequence DNA includes these proteins:
- the ZC3H14 gene encoding zinc finger CCCH domain-containing protein 14 isoform X9, translating into MKMSSRFPSPSLPILFSPGPIDLGSVTSSSCSLNELDNISHLLRKISTDINEIKGMKAAILTVEANLFDLNVRVSQIEAKISSLEVKMNEYSTSACECNRQFEDLQEEVDFESQSRITDVKIIGFLRNIDKGTQQRQLLSRLQIDPVVAETLQISQAEMSELSVAQKPEKLLERCKYWPACKNGDECAYHHPVSPCKAFPNCKFAEKCLFVHPNCKYDAKCTKPDCPFTHMSRRIPVLPPKPVTTPASPSSSQLCRYFPACKKMECPFYHPKHCRFNTQCTRPDCTFYHPTITVPPRHALKWIRPQTSE; encoded by the exons atgaaaatgtctTCAAGGTTTCCATCACCATCTTTACCAATTTTATTCTCACCTGGGCCAATTGACTTAGGCTCTGTAACAAGTTCCTCTTGTTCACTGAATGAGCTAGACAATATTTCGCATCTTTTAAGGAAAATATCAACTGATATCAATGAAATTAAAGGAATGAAAGCAGCAATTTTGACAGTGGAAGCAAATCTTTTTGATCTAAATGTTAGAGTGTCACAGATTGAAGCAAAAATTTCATCTTTGGaggttaaaatgaatgaatattcaaCATCAGCATGTGAGTGCAACAGGCAGTTTGAAGATCTTCAAGAGGAAGTAGATTTTGAATCACAGTCAAGGATTACTGATGTAAAAATAATTGGCTTCCTTAGAAACATTGACAAAG GAACTCAGCAGAGGCAATTGTTATCCCGACTGCAGATTGACCCAGTAGTGGCAGAAACTCTGCAGATCAGTCAAG CTGAGATGAGTGAACTGAGTGTGGCACAGAAACCGGAAAAACTGTTGGAGCGCTGCAAGTACTGGCCTGCCTGTAAAAACGGGGACGAGTGTGCTTACCATCACCCTGTTTCACCTTGCAA agCCTTTCCCAATTGTAAATTTGCTGAAAAATGTTTGTTTGTTCATCCAAATTGTAAATATGATGCAAAATGTACTAAACCAGATTGTCCCTTCACTCATATGAGTAGAAGAATTCCAGTTCTGCCTCCAAAACCAG TTACAACACCAGCATCACCTTCTAGTAGTCAGCTTTGCCGTTACTTCCCTGCTTGTAAGAAAATGGAATGTCCCTTCTATCATCCAAAA CACTGTAGATTTAACACTCAGTGTACGAGACCTGACTGCACATTTTATCATCCCACCATTACTGTACCACCACGACATGCCTTGAAATGGATTCGACCTCAAACCAG TGAATGA